A window of Candidatus Polarisedimenticolia bacterium genomic DNA:
AGAATTGACTCGCTCCTTTCGACCCCTTATTCTCGCTCCCTCCCGGACTGGAGCGCCTATGAATCCCAAAAAGCTCGGACCGCAAGGCCGGAACATCCCCTGGCTGCATCTGCTGGACGAACGCAGCCGCGAGCTCCTCCAGCTGCGCGCGCGCATCCTGCGCCGCGGTGACGAGGAGGCCTATCACGACATTCGCGTCGCGACCCGGCGGCTGCAGGAGCTGGTCGCCTTTCTCAATCCTTTTCTTCCCCAGCGCCGGGCGCGTCGCCTCTGGCGGCGGGCCCGCAAAATCCGGCGTGCCGTCTCCGACACGCGCAACGCCGACGTCATGCGGCTCGTGGCGGCGAAACTGTGTCCCGACCTGGATCAGGATCATTCCCGCTCGCTGAAGAAGCTCTGCTCCCGGTGCCTGCCCGTCCCGCGCCGGCGCCGGCCTCGCAGCCTGCCGGAGGCCCGCAAGCGCATCGCTGCCCTGCGTGCGCGCTTCCACGATCCGGCGCCCGGCGCGGTCAGGACGAGGGCCGAGCAGCTCCTCGAGGAGCGGCTGGCGCGGCTCGCCAAGGCGCGCCGCAATGCCCGCAGCGGCTCCCCGAGAGCCATGCACCGGCTGCGCATCGCCGTGAAGCACTACCGCTACCTGCTGGAGCTGCTCTCCCCGCTGGGGCTCGTGGGCGCCGAGCCGGTGCTGGAAAAGGCGCAAAGCGCGCAGCACACGCTGGGGAAGCTGCACGATCTCGACATGCTGGTGGAATTCCTGGAGGACAACGGCTCGTCCAAGGACATGCGCCGGGCGCTGGCGCGCGAGCGGCAGCGGCGCCTGCAGGAGTCACGCCGGGAGATCGCCACCCTTCCGGTGATCGACATCCGCTGGAAGCCGGGAAGCTCTCCGGCGCGCCGCCCGCGGCGGGCGAAGCGATGAAACCGCGCCTGTTGGCGATCGTCGACATCGGCTCCAACACGATCCGGTCGATGATCGTCGAGGTCCAGGACGACGGGACCTACCGGACCCTCGACGAGGAGCGCGCGGTGCCGCGCCTCGCCGCGGGGCTCATCCGGCGCCATCGGCTTTCGGCCGCGGCGACGGCCTCGGCGGTGGAGGCGCTCGGAAGGATGGCCGACATCATCCGCTCGCGCGGCGTGCGCAAGGTCACGGCGGTGGCGACCAGCGCCATCCGGGAGGCCTCCAACCGCCGCGCCCTCCTCGACCGGATTCGCGCGAAGACGGGATTGAAAGTGCGGGTCATCTCAGGACCCGAGGAGGCGCGCCTGGCCTTCGAGAGCGCCACCTCGAGCTTCGAGCTGGCCGGCAGGTCGTGCGCCGTGGCCGACATCGGCGGCGGCAGCTCCGAGGTGATCCTCGCCACCGGCAGCGCCATCCGTGAGGTCCATTCCCTGCGTCTCGGCGCCGTGGCCCTCACCGAGGAGTTCCTCGTGTCTGATCCGGTGAAGACGGACGAGTTCAAGGCGATGCGGCGACGCGTGCGGCACGTCCTGGGGGAGGCGGGGATCGACGCCGACCCGCCGGTGCAGTTCCTCATCGCCTCGGGCGGGACGGCCACCACTATCGCCCAGATGGCCATGGCGCGCGAGGGGCTGCAGGGCCGGTCGGTGCAGGGGTACGAGATGACGCAGGCCGAGATCCTTCATTTGCGCCAGGCGCTGCTGCGGCGCCCCCTCTCGGAGCGCCGCCAGATGCCGGGGCTCTCCGCCGATCGCGCCGACATCATCCTGGCCGGGATCACCATCCTCTACGAGCTGATGGACCAGCTCAAGGTGAACTCTTTGCGCGTCAGTGCGCGCGGCATCCGGCACGCCCTGCTGAACCGTATGATCGGGCGCACGCTGTCGAAGGCCTCCCCCGCGCCGCGTCCCCGCATGGCGGCCGCCGAGTCGTTCGGCCGATCCCTGGGCTTCGAGAGCAAGCATGGAGTGCAGGCGCAACGGCTGGCGCTGATGCTGTTCGATCAGGTGGCGCAGCCTCTCGGCATCGACCCTTACTCGCGCGACCTGCTCTCGGCCGCGGCGCTGCTGCACGACGTCGGCTACGTGGTGGCCTACCGCCAGCACCACAAGCACAGCTACCACCTGATTTCGCATGCCCATCTGGACGGGTTCACGCCGCGCGAGCGCGAGATCATCGCGCAGGTGGCGCGTTTTCACCGGCGCGCCGCGCCGCGCAAGAAGCACAAGGAATGGTCCGCCCTCCCCAAGGACGATCGGGAGCTGGTGCGCCGCCTGGCCTCCTTGCTGCGCATCGCCGACGCCCTCGACCGCCGGCATTCGCAGGGAATCCAGGATCTGCGCTGCCATCTCGACCGGCGCCGGCTGCTCCTCATCCTGAGGGCGCCACGCGACGTCTCGGTGGAGATCCACGGCGCTCAGGAAAAGGCGGAGCTGTTCGAAGAGACTTTCGACAGGAAAGTGGTGTTCCGCACGGCGAGCGCCGCCTCGGAAGGGGCGCGCCCGCGCAGCGCCTCAGGCGGCGGAAAGCTGGCGGCCGCCGCGACGGGAAGCTGAAGGGCGCGGAGCCTGGCGCGCCTCGCGGAGAGGGCGCTCCAGGAGGATGCAGAAGCCGCGCGCCCCGACGCGGATTCCGGCCGACGCATTCAGCCGGCTGATCTGCCACCCCTCGCGTCCCCACGCCGCCAGGATGGCAAGGACCTGGCGGGAGCGGCTCTCCCAGGTCGGGCAGGATTCCCACGCGAACGACGCGGTCCCGATGCGGTACTCCAGAGTCGCCATGCTGCGCCCCTCCCGCTTTGCAGCCATCCTCGCGATCCTCTGATCAGGTGCGGCACCGGACCGCCGCGCCGGGCTCCCGGTGACGGCGGTCGGGAGGCTGCGGCGGTCCGGGCCGTCGATCCGCCCGAGACCCCAGTGAAGGGTCCGAGGCTCGTCTTAAAGGATGGTGTCCGGCGGGCTCGATCCGGTGGACGAGCAGCGACAATTCGGTGTCGAGTTGCGATGGAGAGAGTTCACAAAGCGTTGGGAAGAGGGAACCCTAGCCGAGCAGCTTCTTCCCCGGCTTTTCACCTGTTCGGGACCCCGTGCCTCCACAAAGAGGGCACTTGCCCGTGGCTCCGCACTCCTGGCAGGGTTGGGAGCGGTGTCGGGTGGTGCGAAAGGTGCCGGTGCCGCCGCATCGATGGCAGAGGCCGGAGCCGGTACAGAACGAGCAAACGTGTACTGCGGTGACCAAGATCCGTTCCTCTCCTCAGACTCCGAGTTACCAGCAGACTTTATGCAGTGTATGCCTCAAGGGGGATTCAATCAATGTGCCGGCCGCAGAGGCTTTCATGGCATCGGGGGCCCGCTACGATGTCACCGCGCATCCGAGTGAGGCAGAGGACGAATTTCGTCGTCCTTGGCCTCGGCCTCTTGAAGCCGCACCTCAGCAGATCCGCATGGGTTGTCAATCTCGAGAACCGCATGGAGACAGTGCTCTCCTTCATTCTTTCCAGAGGGAAGTGGTCGAGGGGAAGCGACGCGCCGAGCCGCGCTGGATGGCTGGCGGGATGGTCCCGCTCAGGCCACGCTGCAGGCGAGGATCTTCAGATTGGCGGGAAGCCGCACTTCACTGGCGATCTTATTCACGATGCTCAGGACGTTGCGGCGGATGTCTTCCACCCGGTCGGTCGTCAGGCTTTCGTGAATGAGCTTGCCGACGTAGATGTCTTCACCCACCCGGCAGATGCGCAAGAAGGTCGAATCCTCGTTGCTGAAGTACTTCTGGTCGGAAGCGTTCAGTGATTCGAGGTGCTGCCGGAGGTTGTTGTCCGCTTTGAAACCGATGAAAATCGGCTGATGGATCAGAAGTTCCAGCAAATCACCCTCCTCCACAATCAGGCCACTTCCTTCGCTCCCCTGATCCCGGGTCAACTCAATGCAGGTCAATGCAGGATCTCTGCGGTAATCAAGTGAGCTGTATTCTAGCACGGAGTGTCTCCGGCCGGAGTTCCTTCTCCCCCAGGAAGGCGGATTTCAGCCCGGTCTTCGAGCTCATCGTGCCACGGCCAGCGACCATCTCAATCGGCCGCGGCCTCAACGGTTCGTCGCACCTCATCATTTCACACCGC
This region includes:
- a CDS encoding CHAD domain-containing protein produces the protein MNPKKLGPQGRNIPWLHLLDERSRELLQLRARILRRGDEEAYHDIRVATRRLQELVAFLNPFLPQRRARRLWRRARKIRRAVSDTRNADVMRLVAAKLCPDLDQDHSRSLKKLCSRCLPVPRRRRPRSLPEARKRIAALRARFHDPAPGAVRTRAEQLLEERLARLAKARRNARSGSPRAMHRLRIAVKHYRYLLELLSPLGLVGAEPVLEKAQSAQHTLGKLHDLDMLVEFLEDNGSSKDMRRALARERQRRLQESRREIATLPVIDIRWKPGSSPARRPRRAKR
- a CDS encoding Ppx/GppA phosphatase family protein, coding for MKPRLLAIVDIGSNTIRSMIVEVQDDGTYRTLDEERAVPRLAAGLIRRHRLSAAATASAVEALGRMADIIRSRGVRKVTAVATSAIREASNRRALLDRIRAKTGLKVRVISGPEEARLAFESATSSFELAGRSCAVADIGGGSSEVILATGSAIREVHSLRLGAVALTEEFLVSDPVKTDEFKAMRRRVRHVLGEAGIDADPPVQFLIASGGTATTIAQMAMAREGLQGRSVQGYEMTQAEILHLRQALLRRPLSERRQMPGLSADRADIILAGITILYELMDQLKVNSLRVSARGIRHALLNRMIGRTLSKASPAPRPRMAAAESFGRSLGFESKHGVQAQRLALMLFDQVAQPLGIDPYSRDLLSAAALLHDVGYVVAYRQHHKHSYHLISHAHLDGFTPREREIIAQVARFHRRAAPRKKHKEWSALPKDDRELVRRLASLLRIADALDRRHSQGIQDLRCHLDRRRLLLILRAPRDVSVEIHGAQEKAELFEETFDRKVVFRTASAASEGARPRSASGGGKLAAAATGS